In the genome of Nonomuraea sp. NBC_00507, the window TGAGCGGATTCCGGAGGTGCAGCTGCTCCTCGCGCGCAGGCAGCAGCACACGGATCCGGAGAGACCACCGCGCACGCTCCGGGACCTGCGGCCGGAGCTGCGCATTCTCGTGGCGCTGGCCAACCCGGACCGGCTGGAGCTGGCCGCGGGCGCGCCGTCCAAACAGCCCGCCGAGCTGGTGCTGGCCGCGCTCGGCGTGCGGGGGCCGAATCATCCGCTGGCGCGAGCGTACCGGGGTGGGGTGGCGCAGCTCGCTCCGGGCGAGATCCCGCCGAACGAGCTCAGAGCGGCCGCCCGCCTGCTGTCCCCGCTCGAACCGGACGGGCTGGGCGCCTACGACTGGCTCCCCGTTGTTCCCGAAATCGACGAACTTTACCTACATTTCGAGGAATTGCTGTATTACCAAGAGGAAATTCGCTCTTATCGGTAGAAATCTTGACTCACCAGCGAAATCGTGAGAAATAAAGACCGGGGTGTATCACGACGCTAAGAGGTAGCCGTTGTTACCAAGCTCTGAACCGAAGCCCCTGCGCACCGGGGGGTTCCCCGACTTTATCGACGTCGACGCGTTGCTGGCGGAGGGCTGGAGGCCGTTCGCCTTCCAGCAGTTCATCCTGAAGGTCCACAGCCGCTGCGACCTCGCCTGCCGCCATTGCTACGTCTACGAGATGGCGGACCAGAGCTGGCGCGAGCAGCCGCGCAGGATGTCCGACGCCATCGCCGACCGCGCGGTCGAGCGCATCGCCGAGCACGCCTCCAGCCACGACCTGGCCGAGATCGACGTCATCCTGCACGGCGGCGAGCCGCTGCTGGCGGGCCCTGAGCTCATCTCCCGCGTGGTCTGCGGTGTCCGCGGCGCGGTGGGTACGGGCACGAAGGTCAACGTCCACATCCAGACCAACGGCGTCCGGCTCGACGAGGCGTACCTGCAGTTGTTCGAGTCCCTGGAGATCCGCGTCGGCGTGAGCCTGGACGGGTACGCCGAGGCCCAGGACAGGCACCGTCTCTTCGCCGACGGACGCGGCAGCCACGCCCTGGTCAGCGAGTCCCTCCGGCGGCTGACCGCGGGGCCGTACCACCACCTGTTCAGCGGCATCCTGTGCACGATCGACGTGCGCAACGACCCCGTGCGCACGTACCAGGCGCTGCTGGACTACGACCCACCGGCGATCGACTTCCTGCTGCCGCATGGCAATTGGGCCGCGCCGCCCCCGTTCCGAGAGCCGGACTCCCTCGCGACGCCGTACGCCGACTGGCTGATCCAGATCTTCGACATCTGGTACGACAGTCCGGTCC includes:
- a CDS encoding FxsB family cyclophane-forming radical SAM/SPASM peptide maturase, translating into MLPSSEPKPLRTGGFPDFIDVDALLAEGWRPFAFQQFILKVHSRCDLACRHCYVYEMADQSWREQPRRMSDAIADRAVERIAEHASSHDLAEIDVILHGGEPLLAGPELISRVVCGVRGAVGTGTKVNVHIQTNGVRLDEAYLQLFESLEIRVGVSLDGYAEAQDRHRLFADGRGSHALVSESLRRLTAGPYHHLFSGILCTIDVRNDPVRTYQALLDYDPPAIDFLLPHGNWAAPPPFREPDSLATPYADWLIQIFDIWYDSPVLQTEVRLFREIMRLLMGSHSRAEAVGLSPVRMVVIETDGSIEQSDILKSAYHGAPETRLHVLRDSLDSALLHPAIVARQIGELALSPTCRRCDLVSTCGGGQYAHRYSPAAGFAEPSIYCADLYRLISYISARCERDVARLRGAR